GCCCCATCTGGGCTtttatttagtgttgagcgaatttttgaaaaattcgattcggctgcttcgccgaatttcacaaagaaagtaGCGGGtccaatgatggggaacggcgatTACACCGACCTCAGTcaatgaacccctcagatgccgcgttcattgctAATTGCGAcatctgagaataatagtgagggctttcaggggataatccataaaaaaatactaataatgctcacctcatccatttgagtgcgaagAAGCCGCAGCGGCCATCTTGAGTGAAAATCCCACGCAAAATCTTGTGCAATGCTAGATGGTTGACGTGGTGAGATCATACATCACTACGTACGAGATTTcacgtgggatcttcaatcaagatggcctctccgcactcaaatggatgagatgagtaggttttttgtttttttttaaccgccatttcagggaaaattgattcgttaccacgaagcacttggaaattcggcttcgcggcTTTTTGAATTCTCCCTgtaatttggatcgaagtccacttcggatacttcgattcactcaaccctagttatAGTTATGAAGTGCGCAATAAGTTGACTGGTACAAATCTCGATCCAAGGATTGCAAGCAACCCAAAAATCCACAGTACGTCTAATTTTCGGATATCTGCCTTCGGTCGGCATTGGCTTGCTCTCTTAGGTCACGAAAAGTCTCCGACATTCAGCAATAAATAGTCTAAATAAACCTCATCATTCATCTGAAAACTCTAGTGTATGCCCGGGTTTAGAAGTGAGGGCAGAGATGTAcctcaatgcaaaatctgtaacagcccCCCACCTACTGGTGTCTACCTATGTTGAAGAGAGGCTTTTGGGCCCATTAAGTCCCCAGTCCAGGGTACGACAGAGACCTCTGCACCACAAGTCTAGAGGAGCGGATCGATTTTCTAGCTTTGCAATTCACTTTTGATTTGGGAACCATTTGCCGTGTCTGGAAGGACAAATTTATTTCCAAATCCTATGACCGTCTCTAACAATGACTAAAAGTTTGTGAATTGACTCCAAATTTGGAGAGTCGCATATTCAGTAATGAAAAAGTAAAGGACATTTTTGGAACTTGACAATAAATCTAATTTTGCGTTACACAACCCCAAAGTTAGGACACAGTGAAGAATGGACGTTCTTTAACTATTCTCCCGTTTCTGTTCCTACGACATATTGATAGCAAATGGCGCTCAGAATAAAAGCTGAGCATGGCTTCTTATTTTTTTCAGGGGAAAATCAGTACTCATATAGCGTGTCATCATTTTTATACAGTGGCTCATGGAGTACATGGGAAGAACATCTCCaccggaaaaaaacaacaacgtaCAGCATCACAAGGAGGTACAGATCCCTTCAAAGGAAAGCATTTCGGCCATATCATGGCACAGAGCTATGGCTTCAAGTGTCAAGAGAGTCTTAGGCCATGTTTGATTTGAGGCAGATCTCACCTGTGGACATTCTGGATTGTTGCAGATTCATAATTTAGGAATTGGAAATGACCTAAAGAGGAAAAAGGACGAGCCTCCAATGGATACCATGACCAGGCACAGGAGGATGGACATGAAGGTCTCCCAAATCATTGCTCAGGTAATTGGTTAGTGAGGTCATTTCATAGAACGAAAGATCTTCTactctttttttttccacatttttatatGTACTgtttatacacatatataaagtTGTTAAAGTAATATGTGAAGAAGTGGACTAAACAGAGGTTCACTGCCACCGCTTCCACTTGACATCCTACCATTGCTTTGGCTCACCAATCAGAAGAAGTATAAGGGCTGCAATGAAATTGAGTTTTCTTGTTTCTAGGACCCATAATTCCTTCAAACTCACCTTAAAAATTACACATAACTCACCTGTAGAAGAGTACTTACCAAATTTGCATGGACCAGGCTCTCAGAAACTCGGTCCCGTGACGCTCCCCTTCTTAAAATCCTGCTTCTGCCCATGTCAAgtcctttaccaggtttccgGCCTGGACTGTGGACGGGGTCAGAACTGTTCCTTTCCCTGGCAAATGTGCCAACTCCTTAAATCCACATCATCTGCACATGAGCCAGGGAGAGGAGTAGTTCTGGCCCCATCCCTAGCCCATAAAACACAGTATACATTTAAGAATATCCTGCTTCTTCCAGCCTCACATCCTTCGCTAGGTTTCTAGCCTGGGCTATGGACAAGACGTCCATTTCACTGTGGATGGGGCCAGAACTATGATGACGATGCATGCATAAACTTCTGAATCTCCCACATCTGCACATGCGCCAGagagagtagtagtagtagttctgGCCCCACCATCCACAGCAGAAGTGATGTCCCGTCCATAGGCCAGACCAGAAATCCTGGTAAAGGATGTGATGTCGGCAAAAGAAAAATTTTCAGAAGAAGAGTAGCACTTGACTGGGTTTACAGAGAGGCCGAGCCATGCAACTGATACATACGTCAGAAGTGTTCTTGGCGTACATGCTAAACGTACATCACAAACATGCCCAACACATCAAAGCCAGTCTATATCACTaaagaggcccccccccccccgtacttcTCATGGGGGTAGAGAGTAAACATCGTGTGACCCTTGGTCTGGTTACCTTTGCCAAGAAGGCATATATTAAAATTAACATGAATCTGATAAAAACTGAGTCTATAGACAATAAggccaaatacaaaaaaaaaggtttttcagTAAGCGAATTAGGGAGAGAATTTTTTCTCCTGCTAACACTTTTTGAGATGGATCCATTTGTAAAATCGGATATAATTTTTGCATTTGATCCAACTTGTTCACATCATAGACCACATCAGAGGGTGGAAGATGGTGAAGCATTTTGCAAGACCTGCAATGGAAATGTCCAAACAACGCTGAAAATACTTTGTACGAAGCACCGAGCTCAGTTCTTCAAAAAGTTCCTGCAGAGACAGACTGTTGTACTTGGAGTGGTAAAGACATCTTCAGACTGAGTGAAATGAGAGAAGCCGCGCTCTAACGCCTTAAGATACCGCCATAAATCTCGTCTGTGCCAGAAATCAACATTTGGTGTGGATTACTGCAAATATCCAGATGTTCAGCTATGACAATCTAAAAGGAATCCACCAAAATCTAAGGAGTCATAGACCACCTGCAACATCTCCGAGAATAGCTGTTATTCTTCGTATAGTTGATGAAATGCCATCTGATGAAACTGGCTATGACCGAGACCCGGTTCTGTAATGACTGCTTAGGAGAATTATTTCACCATCATTCCCGTCCTGTGAAGGTTATTAAACCAACTATGGAATCATTGGGCCGCTTCTTTCAGACTGTCATCACCGCAAAGCTCCGAGCTGGGCGAGGAAAGAAACTATGTGTACATATCTTATTACAGGACTGGTATAATACAAAGCACACGGCACGATCCTTTCTTGGTTTAGAAAGCAAAATGTGCAAAAGGACCGAAAACTTGCCCAATTAATGTATCCTGGGAGTGGTGGTCAAGGATTCATACTGCGAATGGTCCCCGGTTATAAGTTGTGGACAACAAGGTGCAGTATTGGGACCAGTATAAATGACAGAAGATAATATTAACACGATTTtcattttataagacgcacttttaatggcagtgcatcttataaagcaaatattaGTTAGCacctccattatggaagcgctcacttgtATGCAAAAGGTGCGGGGAGCGGTGAGTGTAGCGCTGGCAAACTCACTTTTCCCTGATCCTCTCCAGGCGGCAGCTGGACTGTCATAACTGTCATGATATTAGAGTCTTATATAGGCATCtgatcaaaaatatttttttcagattttcctcctctaaaacctaggtcttataaagcgaaaaatacagtatgtaatTTAATATGCCCATAGATGAGGTTAGTAAATTACCATCTGATACTGGCCGCTTACGTAGCAGATATATGAgaatcaatgtggataaatgtaggTTTATAGATCTGGGTGCTAATAATCTACATGCCCCATaggttctggggggggggggggggagatgtatAAGGATCTGGGTATACTAGTAAATAGACTAATTAACAGCACAATGTCAATCTGGTGCTTCGAAAGCtggttttcactttataagatgcacttttccctccaaaaaaagtgggggatggcagtgcgtcttataaagcgaatactagttaGCATCtcaattatggaagcgctcactagtatgtagGAGGTGCGGGAAGCAGTGAATGTAATGTTGGTTTACTCACCTTTCGCTGGTCTTCTCCGGGCGGCACACTGCACTGTCATGAGGGAGTCTGATATTGGAGTCTTATACAGGAGTCTGATGGAAAATATTGGTTtctgattttcctcctctaaaacctgggtgTGTTTTATAttccagtgtgtcttataaagcgataaAAACAGTATGTAATTTAATATGCCCATAGAAGAGGTTAGTAAATTACCAATTGATACTGGGTGCTTACGTAGCAAATAAATGAgaatcaatgtggataaatgtaggTTTATACATCTGGGCGCTAATAATCTACATGCCCCATAGgttttgaggggaaaaaaaattatatataaggatCTGGGTGTACTAGTAGATTGACATTGTGCTGTTAATTAGTTTATCTGGTGCTTCGAAAGCTggttttcgctttataagacgcacctccccctccccaaaatggcagtgcgtcttaaaaAGCGAATACTAGTTAGCATCtcaattatggaagcgctcactagtatgcaggaggtgcGGGGAGCGGTGAGTGTAGCGCCTTTCTCTTGTCTTCTCCAGGCAGCAGACTACATTGTCATGATATGGAGTCTGATTTTGGAGTCTTATGAAGGCatctgatcagaggtctgatgaaaaatatttttttctgattttcctcctctaaaacctaggtcttATAAAGCGTAAAATACAGTATGTAATTTAATATGCCCATAGAAGAGGTTAGTAAATTACCATTTGATACTGGCCGCTTACGTAGCAAATATATGAgaatcaatgtggataaatgtaggTTTATACATCTGGGCACTAATAATCTACATGCCCCATAGGTTCTGGGAAAAAGAAAGATAAATAAGGATCTGGGTGTACTAGTAGATTGACATTGTGCTGGTAGTCTATCTGGTGCTTTGGAAGCTGGTTTTCACCTCTATAagacaccccacccctccccaaaaggggggaatggcagtgcgtcttaaaaAGCGAATACTAGTTAGCACCTCCATcagaggcgtaactagaactgactgggccccacagcaaatttttgtacggggGGCCCCCACCCCACTCTGACAGGGGCCCGGGGTGACAAAGTACAGTGACTGCTCCCCTGATAGCTATGCCACTGacctccattatggaagcgctcactagtatgcaggaggtgcGGGGAGCAGTGAGTGTAGCGCTGGCTTACTCACCTTTCTCTGGTCTTCTCCAGGCAGCAGACTACATTGTCATGATATGGAGTctgatgaaaaacattttttttctgatttcctcctccaaaacctaggtgtgtcttatattccagtgtgtcttataaagtgaaaaatacagtgtTTGTAATTTAATATGCCCATCTGATTTTGGGCACTTAGCAGATATATGAgaatcaatgtggataaatgtagaTTTATACATCTGGGCGCTAATAATCTACATGCCCCATAGGTTCTGGAGGAAAAAATTGAGATATAAGGATCTGGGTGTACTAGTAGACTAATTAACAGCACAATGTCAATCTTGTGCTTCAAAAGCTAGTAGGATAGTATTGAGTAGTAAGAGGGACAGGGACAAGTCACAATAATATAGGAATGGGGCTATAAATGCTTTCAACTTTAGGTGAAGTGGAACAGGGTCATCCTATAGAGATTTTACATATCCCAGAGTTTTGTTTTCAGGGCACATTTGGAGAAGGTTGAACCAAAGACCCAAGGTAGCGCTCGTCATTAAAACCATTGAAGAAATGCCTCacgcaaagcaaaaaaaaatttttttctttgctgccaAACAGGATATAGTGTGAGCCTGGAAGCACCAACCTCTTGACTTCTCTTGAACTACTTTATGATCTACAAGTAATTAACTGCCTTGTTGTGGGCCACTCAAGTCTTTTAAGAAAATTCTGGCCCTTCATGGTTTTCATGCCTGCCCCATCTACTTGAGCATTTTCTTCATATATGTTGTTGGCAGTTAGAACATCTTCCCTACTTTCCGTGTCTCCGCGGCCTACCTTTAGTCCAGGCTCAATTTGGTTACTACTACTGTTGGTCCTCGGTATCTGTCCCCCTACTTTCATTATACTCCCAGGCCCTGATAGCTTGCCTTAATTGCCTAGATGTCGCCAACTTTATGATACCTCCTTCTGCTTGAAACGTGACATTGTTgtccttttattaaaaatttcattaaaaaaataaaataaaaatattaaaacattgAAGATCATTAAGGGTTGGAGAAAGAGGGCAATGAGCGGATCCCTATGTGTAGAAGTATACTACTTCCCTTTTACAAATGGCTCCCGGTTCTAAAGCAATGTTTGAGAAAGGCTTCGAAATGACTTTCTAAAAAGAAAACacgttttattttttcccctaaatGTTAGAAAAacaatttcagtaaaaaaatacaacCAGAAAATTAATTTGTACATCTTAAACTTTTAGTTCCCTAACTCTTCAGCTCAGCTAATCAGTGTAAAAGTCAATCTACTAAAACAAGATCTCTCCAAGTAACGAGCTCCAAATAACAGATAAAATACTCTGTACATAAAGAAGTACAGATCTGAAATATTCACATTTGGCCATAAAACCTTCACATATCCTTAAAGGTCTATTTCTTTTATTGCATACACTTTCTCCGTTACAATTTTAGGGCTGTCATTCCTTCTACAAAACCTCTGCTTGTAGAATAACATAACTATTTTCAAAAAGtgcattgttaggctactttcacacttgcggcagagtgatccggcaagcagttccgtcgcaaaacgtatgccaactgatggcatttgtaagactgatcaggatcctgatcagtcttaaaaatgcctgatcagtcagaaaaaagcattgaaattccggatcagtctttccggtgtcatccggcaaaacggatccgggattttttttttattcaccttttttttcagtctgcgcaggaCGGAtcaggcattccggtattttgaatgccggatccggcactaatacattcctatgaaaaaaaattccatattccggtattcaggcaagtcttcagttttttgggccagagataaaaccgtagcatgctgctgttttatcttttgcctgatcagtcaaaatgactgaactgaagacatcctgatgcatcctgaacagattgctctccattcagaatgcattaggatataactgatcagttcttttccggcattgagtccttttgatggaactctatgccggaaaagaaaaaacgctagtgtgaaagtacccttatttgggCAATCTGCATCAAACTTCATCCACAATTTCTGAATGTGGAGACATGGACTCAAACTTGGCATCATTTGCAACCATTTTCATGTACGTGTCCACCATTACGTCCAAGTCATACTTGAAATCGTAGCTTATGTTGACTAAGGCCAGTTGGCTTGACCTTTGCTCCACGGGTGTGCTCTCCAGGTAGAACTTCAGACGCTTtcgtccactttcatatttctcATTTTCGACTTTAAAAACAGGTAAAATGCACAAAACCTTAAGGAGGGCGTAAACATTCGGAAAGAATTTTATATCCTGGAGATGAAGAGATTCGAAGATGTTGGACGGAAGCTCAACATCTTTGCCTCTGTGTTTCCATTTCACCCGCCAACAGTGGAGCTCTGCAGAGAGCGTTTCTGGACTGGGGAGGTCATATTTATACAAATTAGTATTATGTTCCTCGCTGGTGCTGAATTTGAGCTGACCCATGACGGATGGCACAAGGGATAAGCATTTGAGGGCTTTCAGATGATGTTCAGAAAAGACGTCCTTCAGCCCTTGAATGATGTGTTGGATGGTCGGTACGCTGAGAGTTTCTTTATAAAAGTTTTCCGACGTCAGGTCGGATTGCAAGTTCACGTGCTGCATTCTACAGAACCGACCCGGGAGTTTGACAGGGATGTCCATCTTTACCGCCAGGTTAGTTGCTTCCTCAAACCAGAACTCGTGATAAACTTCGATATTCTCCATGACCTCATTCAAGGTGTGTAAAACGGCTGTTAAGCTATTGGCTGCAGAAAATACATCGGAAGTCAGTCCTTGTAAATTTTTGCCAAAAGCTCGCGTAAACGAGAGGGCATTTTTCAATATGACAATAGTGACGACAAAGTCAAAATCCGTCAAGGCACTGGACAGTAGAAACGCTTGGCTGGTTACCCTCGTATTCCATCTAAAGGAGTCATCGCAGGTTACTCTGTCCAAGCAGTGAACAAACGAAGGGAGGAGAGTCACTATAATTTCAAAAGTATCGTGTCTGCTTATCCACTCCGATCTCAGGATTTCCTTGAGTTCGTTACCTTTCTCAACATTGTCCATGAAAAGACTGGTGATTGTATTTTCCAGCTCTATTTCTAAGGTAGACGActtaccaaaaaataaataaatgtcttcCAAAGTACCCAACACTACGGAGACTCCGGTGACAGGTATGGACTTTGCCAACCATATATTCAAGGCACAAGAAGAACAAAGTGTATAAGTTGCTTGCGGACATTTTTGTAATAGCcgtgaagctacaattttcattTTAGAAGACAGTCTACTGGAAGCAATGTACGACTGTCCGCGGCAGTATTCCATATTTAGCTTCCATTTTTCTGTGATCGTCGTGAGGAAGTTCATGGCCATAATTTCTGCGTCGTCTTCACATGGAAGAAACCCGACAAACTCTTCGTGGAGGTTGTTGCCGTCATCTATATGCCTGATGAAAATGGGCATGTGTTCTTCTCCTGCCAAGTCAACTGCGTCTTCGACAATAATGGAAAAAAACTGGGAGTTCCGGACGTCCCGCATCACCTCCTCTCTTATGCACCTATCGCAGACGTCCAAGATCTGCTCCTGCTGGAAACGAGAGCAGTACTCCTGATTGACGGCGAGCATCTCAAATTTCTTTCTGAGAACTTCATCCCCAGAATTGATACGATACTCGAGAAGCGCCTGGAAGTTGTCCTGAGAGTAGATTCCGTTCTGATCTTTAAAATTCCGTCCTTCCAAGGAAACGTTCTGTTTTCCCATCAGAAGCACAATCTCAAACAAAGACTTGATGTACTCCTTGTTATACCTTTCTTCATCGGTCATGGCTGCACTTTCCTCCGAATCTTCAATTTCGATCTGGATTTCCACATCGTTGTTATTGTTTTGATGGTTTTCTTGCAAGGGGATGACGGCATCgactaaaagggaaaaaaaaaaatacttgtgtTTACTGCAGAGAAGATAGTTTTCTAAAAATTACCTACCAGCAAATTCTGAGTTTGTGCTTTTGAACATTTTTCTCTACCTTTAAAAAGTAAGACTCGACATGTTGGTCCTTATTTCTATACTGGATAAAGAAAGTCTGTCAGGTATTTTATGGCCTTTAAACTATTAAAGAgggtttccaggctcctgatattggtgacccatactcaggatagatcatcaatatcctaTTGGTGAAGGTCCAAAACCCTTGATCAGCCGTTCCCTTCAGCCTCCGGTACACTTTGAATGTTTAGTGGCTGTGGCAGGTAACTGGGAGctactggtggctgtggcaggttaCTGGGAGCTGAgttgcagtaacccagcatggccacAACACTTTGAGTGGAGCCAGAAGCAGAATTCCATTCAAAGTGTTAGTTCCGGTGGTGGAGAAGCGGGGCGTTGGACCTTCACCTAtcatatattaatgacctatgctgaggataggtcatcaatatcaggagcctggaaaacccctttaatattactgGGTAGAGCGTATGATTCGGAGGATAgcatatctccttatggagccACATCTTGCGCATGCGGTCTGTGGTCCTGGGCTGTTGCATGAGCAGCAGTCTCCCAGCAGTGGGTAATACCTAATAATCCTGCTGAACATGCACCG
This is a stretch of genomic DNA from Bufo gargarizans isolate SCDJY-AF-19 chromosome 3, ASM1485885v1, whole genome shotgun sequence. It encodes these proteins:
- the THAP12 gene encoding 52 kDa repressor of the inhibitor of the protein kinase, whose protein sequence is MPNFCAAPNCTRKSTQSDLAFFRFPRDPNRCQKWVENCRRYDLEDKTPDQLNKHYRLCAQHFEDSMICRSSPYRTVLRENAIPTIFDLTSHLGNPGRRRKRIKELSEEEIRTLKERKLDAVIPLQENHQNNNNDVEIQIEIEDSEESAAMTDEERYNKEYIKSLFEIVLLMGKQNVSLEGRNFKDQNGIYSQDNFQALLEYRINSGDEVLRKKFEMLAVNQEYCSRFQQEQILDVCDRCIREEVMRDVRNSQFFSIIVEDAVDLAGEEHMPIFIRHIDDGNNLHEEFVGFLPCEDDAEIMAMNFLTTITEKWKLNMEYCRGQSYIASSRLSSKMKIVASRLLQKCPQATYTLCSSCALNIWLAKSIPVTGVSVVLGTLEDIYLFFGKSSTLEIELENTITSLFMDNVEKGNELKEILRSEWISRHDTFEIIVTLLPSFVHCLDRVTCDDSFRWNTRVTSQAFLLSSALTDFDFVVTIVILKNALSFTRAFGKNLQGLTSDVFSAANSLTAVLHTLNEVMENIEVYHEFWFEEATNLAVKMDIPVKLPGRFCRMQHVNLQSDLTSENFYKETLSVPTIQHIIQGLKDVFSEHHLKALKCLSLVPSVMGQLKFSTSEEHNTNLYKYDLPSPETLSAELHCWRVKWKHRGKDVELPSNIFESLHLQDIKFFPNVYALLKVLCILPVFKVENEKYESGRKRLKFYLESTPVEQRSSQLALVNISYDFKYDLDVMVDTYMKMVANDAKFESMSPHSEIVDEV